A portion of the Cryptomeria japonica chromosome 5, Sugi_1.0, whole genome shotgun sequence genome contains these proteins:
- the LOC131028481 gene encoding oligopeptide transporter 7-like, with translation MKIPPRSMFMAQMVGTSVAALVYMGTAWWMIDNVPNLCNTAVLPDNSPWVCPVDQVFYDASVVWGLIGPRRIFGSLGPYGAVNWGFLIGAIAPILAWLLQKMWPEKTWIKYVNMPVLIGATSLMPPATTLNFSSWLIMGFIFSFVIYRYHRQWWQRHNYVLSAGLDAGLAFMGVLLYVCLGLENVSLEWWGTHLDGCPLASCPTAKNISVADCPIFV, from the exons ATGAAGATCCCTCCACGCTCCATGTTCATGGCACAA ATGGTAGGGACAAGTGTTGCTGCACTGGTATACATGGGAACAGCATGGTGGATGATTGACAATGTTCCCAATCTGTGCAACACAGCTGTCTTACCAGATAACAGTCCATGGGTTTGTCCCGTGGACCAAGTGTTCTATGATGCATCTGTGGTTTGGGGATTGATTGGTCCAAGACGAATTTTCGGAAGCCTTGGCCCATATGGTGCTGTTAACTGGGGTTTCCTAATAGGAGCCATAGCCCCAATCTTGGCATGGCTTTTGCAAAAAATGTGGCCTGAGAAAACTTGGATAAAGTATGTCAATATGCCTGTGCTTATTGGAGCAACATCACTTATGCCTCCTGCCACTACACTGAATTTCAGTAGCTGGTTGATTATGGGATTTATTTTCAGCTTTGTGATATACAGATATCACAGACAATGGTGGCAGAGACATAACTATGTGCTTTCAGCAGGACTGGATGCAGGTTTGGCATTCATGGGCGTGCTTCTCTATGTCTGTTTGGGACTGGAGAATGTATCTTTGGAGTGGTGGGGAACACACTTAGATGGTTGTCCATTAGCTTCCTGCCCAACAGCTAAGAACATATCAGTTGCTGATTGTCCAATCTTTGTTTAA